A single region of the Acidimicrobiia bacterium genome encodes:
- a CDS encoding VOC family protein, which produces MLLDGFNHVAILTKDPRRLHAFYEEVFDATVLRDGPEEGGPATVRLSIVEVGPHSELNVFHVDGNSEADRQTPMFGRGRIDHLALQAGSIDAFETIRDRLMARGANDGFVTDFGPILSLFFRDPDGLECEVCVENPDAEPGVSHPPGTPAARYQRPS; this is translated from the coding sequence ATGCTGCTGGACGGCTTCAACCACGTCGCCATCCTCACGAAGGACCCGAGACGGCTGCACGCCTTCTACGAGGAGGTGTTCGACGCCACCGTGCTGCGCGACGGCCCGGAGGAGGGCGGCCCGGCCACGGTTCGGCTGTCGATCGTCGAGGTGGGCCCGCACTCGGAGCTCAACGTGTTCCACGTCGACGGCAACTCCGAGGCCGACCGGCAGACCCCGATGTTCGGGCGCGGCCGGATCGACCACCTGGCGCTCCAGGCGGGGTCCATCGACGCGTTCGAGACGATCCGCGACCGGCTCATGGCTCGCGGCGCCAACGACGGGTTCGTGACCGACTTCGGCCCGATCCTCAGCCTGTTCTTCCGCGACCCGGATGGCCTCGAGTGCGAGGTCTGTGTCGAGAACCCCGACGCCGAACCCGGCGTGTCCCACCCACCGGGGACGCCGGCGGCCCGGTACCAGCGCCCGAGCTAA